The nucleotide window CTTCCGTATGTATCACAAGTTGGCGGGTATGACTGGTACTGCCGAAACGGAAGCGGGTGAGTTCTGGGAGATTTACAAGTTGGATGTGGTGGTAATTCCTACCAACATGCCAGCTACTAGAAAAGATAAGAACGACTTGGTATTCAAAACCAAACGTGAAAAATATAATGCCGTTATCGACGAAATAGTTCGATTAACCGATATGGAGCGTCCTATCCTTGTGGGTACCACCTCTGTGGAAGTGAGCGAACTGCTTAGCCGAATGCTAAAACTGCGTGGGGTTAAGCACAATGTGTTGAATGCGAAACTTCACCAACGGGAGGCCGATATTGTGGCCGAAGCTGGTCGTCAGCGCACGGTTACCATTGCTACCAATATGGCTGGTCGTGGAACGGACATCAAGCTAACGCCAGAGGTTAAGTCCGCGGGTGGTTTGGCCATTATTGGTACCGAGCGTCATGAGTCGCGCCGTGTCGATAGGCAGCTGCGTGGTCGTGCCGGTCGTCAAGGTGATCCAGGTTCTTCCCAGTTCTTTGTCTCCCTAGAGGACGATTTGATGAGGTTGTTTGGATCCGATCGTATTGCTCGAATGATGGACAAGATGGGCCATAAGGAGGGCGATGCAATTGAACACTCCCTTATTTCCCGTTCCATTGAGCGCGCTCAAAAGAAGGTGGAAGAGAATAACTTTGGTATTCGTAAACGACTTCTGGAGTTCGATGATGTAATGAACTCGCAGCGCGAGGTTATCTATACTCGCCGACGTCATGCCTTGTATGGCGAGCGTATTCAGGTTGATATTGCCAATATGTTTGCCGACCTTTCGGATACTATTATTAGTAGTTGCCATGGCAATATGGATTATGAGGAATTCAACCTAGAGTTGATCAGGACTGCTTCGCTAGAGGCTCCGTTTACGGAGAAGGAGTATCTTGAGAAAAAACCAGATGATCTAGCCGATAAGTTGTTTGATGCAATGCAGGAGTCCTACCTTAGAAAAATGGGAACCATTGCACAACAGGCATACCCTGTAATAAAGGATGTTTACGAAAAGCAAGGTGCTTCATACGAAAATATTGTGGTGCCTATTTCCGATGGGAATAAGGTATTCCAGTGTGTGACTAACCTGAAGAAAACATACGAGACCCAAGGACGCGAATTAGTACGTTCGTTCAACAAGTCGGCCATTCTAGTTATGATTGATGATAACTGGAAAGAGCACCTCCGCGAGATGGACGAATTAAAACAGAGTGTTCAGAATGCTACCTACGAGCAGAAGGATCCTTTGTTGATCTATAAGTTTGAATCATACAAACTCTTCCGTGATATGATTGAGCGTATCAACCGAGAAGTTACCTCGATGCTGCTTAAGGCCCACATTCCACTTCGTGATCCAGCTCCGGTAAAGGAGGCTGAGCAGCGTCGTAAGCTGGATATGAGTCGCTACCAAGCGTCACGTACCGACGATGTAAGCACCTCTGGTGAGGGCCCATCACGACCAAACCCTGTGCACGTTGAAAAGAAGGTGGGACGAAATGATCCCTGCCCTTGTGGTAGCGGAAAGAAGTATAAAAGTTGTCACGGAGTTAATGAGAACTAAAAAAAGAGCGCCCCTAACGGGCGCTTTTTTTTGATATACTTCCGGATTTATAAACGAATGGGTTAACTTTGCGCCTTTGGATTTAAACTCCCCTGCGATAATGTTGTGGAGCACAGCATGCGAGGCGTTTGTATAGTTTTTACTGAAATAGGATTATTACAATGAATTTGGAAACATACTTCTTCGAAAAGGTTACTGAGGCGATTAAGGCTCTATATGGTGTTGATGTAAATGAGGGCTTGGTGCAGCTGCAGAAAACTAGAAAGGAGTTTAGTGGAGATATTACACTTGTGGCCTTTCCATTGCTTAAAATATCGAAGAAAGGACCGGAGCAAACTGCCGAAGCCCTTGGCGAATACTTAAGTGCGACTAACCCTGAAGTTAGCAGCTATAATGTTGTTAAAGGTTTTTTAAATATCTCCATGTCGAGTTCCTTTTGGCTGGAGCGTATGCGCGAAATTGCATTGCAGCCGAATTTTGGTCAGGGACCCGATTCCGGTAAAACGGAAATGGTAGAGTATTCTTCCCCCAATACCAACAAACCTCTTCACTTGGGCCACGTGCGAAATAACTTGCTGGGAGCCTCCGTTTCTCGCTTGCTTAAAATGGCAGGACACAAGGTTGTGCAAGTAAATTTGGTAAACGATAGGGGTATTCACATCTGTAAGTCGATGGTTGCATGGAAGCGATTCGGCAACGGAGAGACCCCCATCAGCAGCGGAAAAAAAGGCGACCACTTGGTGGGCGATTACTATGTGGCCTTCGATAAAGCATATAAAGCCGAAATCCAAGGGCTCATCGCTCATGAGATCAGTAAAGAGGATGCCGAGAAAAACGCACCCATTATGGTGGAAGCGCAAGCAATGCTCCGCAATTGGGAGAAGGGCGATAAGGCAACCATTGATCTTTGGACAACCATGAATGGTTGGGTGTATGAAGGATTTGCAAAAACATATACCGATCTTGGCATCAGCTTCGATAAAACCTACTACGAATCACAAACCTACCTGCTGGGTAAAGCAATTGTTATGGAGGGGCTCGAAAAGGGTGTCTTCTACAAGCGCGAGGATGGTTCCATCTGGATTGATCTCACTGCCGATGGGCTAGACGAGAAGTTGCTTCTTAGGGCCGATGGAACCTCCGTTTATATGACTCAGGATATTGGAACTGCCGTTCAGCGGTTCTCCGACGAGAAGCTCGATGATCATATTTATGTGGTTGGTAATGAGCAAAACTATCACTTTCAAGTGCTTAAACTGGTGCTCGAGAAGTTAGGTCATCAGTGGGCTAAGCACCTGTTTCACCTCTCCTATGGGATGGTTGAGCTGCCTGAGGGTAAGATGAAATCGCGCGAGGGAACAGTAGTCGATGCCGACGAGCTGGTGGAGGAGATGATTGCAACCGCTCGGGCCATGTCGCAGGAGCTGGGCAAGCTCGAAGGGCGCAGCGAAGAGGAAGCCGTTCAGGTGTCTCGCTTAGTTGGCTTGGGTGCCCTTAAATACTTTATCCTGAAGGTAGATCCTCGAAAAACGATGACCTTCGATCCTAAGGAATCCATCGATTTTAATGGGAATACTGGCCCATTTATTCAATATACTTACGCCCGTATCAAATCGGTGCTTCGGAAGGCACAAGATCTTGGCTTTAGCGCGACGCTTGCTGAAAAGCCACAGTATCAACTCGCCGATAAAGAGATTTCCCTAGTAAAGTTGGTTGATGAGTTTCCTGCCACCATTCAGGCTGCCGCAGCCGATCTTAGTCCTGCCCTCATTGCTAACTATTGCTTCGAGCTGGCCAAGGAGTTCAACCAATTCTACCACGACTTGACCATACTTAAAGAGGAAAATCAGGAGGTTCGCAGCTTTAGGCTCGTACTCTCTACGCAAGTATCCACGGTTATTGCTTCGGCAATGGCTCTGTTGGGCATTGATGTTCCGGAACGTATGTAGCAAACAGTATGGACTAGAATGGTTTTTTGTTAAATTTGTATCCCAATCTTAAGAGACGATAGCATATGTTTGAGAACTTATCCGAAAAGCTGGAACGGTCGTTTAAGCTATTAAAAGGTGAAGGTAAAATTACTGAGATTAACGTTGCCGAAACGCTAAAAGAGGTCCGCAAGGCACTTCTCGACGCCGACGTTAACTACAAGATAGCCAAAAATTTTACCGATGAGGTGAAGAAGTTGGCCCTCGGGGCAAACGTGCTTAATGCTGTTAAGCCGGGACAAATGATGATTAAAATTGTGCACGATGAGCTGGCCAAGCTCATGGGCGGCACAATGACCGATATCGATCTAAAGGGAACTCCTTCGGTTATCTTAGTGGCTGGTTTGCAAGGTTCCGGTAAGACTACCTTCTCGGGTAAGTTAGCCAACCATTTAAAATCAAAAAAGGGTCGTCAGCCCCTGCTCGTTGCCTGCGACGTTTACCGTCCTGCGGCTGTTGAGCAGCTTAAGGTGCTTGGTGCCAGTATTGGTGTTCCTGTATTCTTCGAAGAGGGAAGTACCGACCCTATTGCCATTGCCAAAGCAGCTGTGGCCCATGCCAAGAGCAAGGGCTACAACGTAGTTATTGTGGATACCGCTGGTCGTTTGGCCGTGGATGAGGCCATGATGAAAGAGGTTACCAAGATTAAGGATGCCATTAAACCACAGGAAATTCTCTTTGTGGTGGACTCTATGACGGGTCAGGATGCCGTGAATACCGCCAAGGAGTTCAACGACAGGCTCGACTTTAGCGGGGTGGTACTCACCAAACTCGATGGTGATACCCGCGGTGGTGCTGCACTTTCCATCCGTTCCATTGTCGACAAGCCTATAAAGTTTGTTAGTGCCGGGGAGAAGATGGAGTC belongs to Williamwhitmania taraxaci and includes:
- the argS gene encoding arginine--tRNA ligase, whose protein sequence is MNLETYFFEKVTEAIKALYGVDVNEGLVQLQKTRKEFSGDITLVAFPLLKISKKGPEQTAEALGEYLSATNPEVSSYNVVKGFLNISMSSSFWLERMREIALQPNFGQGPDSGKTEMVEYSSPNTNKPLHLGHVRNNLLGASVSRLLKMAGHKVVQVNLVNDRGIHICKSMVAWKRFGNGETPISSGKKGDHLVGDYYVAFDKAYKAEIQGLIAHEISKEDAEKNAPIMVEAQAMLRNWEKGDKATIDLWTTMNGWVYEGFAKTYTDLGISFDKTYYESQTYLLGKAIVMEGLEKGVFYKREDGSIWIDLTADGLDEKLLLRADGTSVYMTQDIGTAVQRFSDEKLDDHIYVVGNEQNYHFQVLKLVLEKLGHQWAKHLFHLSYGMVELPEGKMKSREGTVVDADELVEEMIATARAMSQELGKLEGRSEEEAVQVSRLVGLGALKYFILKVDPRKTMTFDPKESIDFNGNTGPFIQYTYARIKSVLRKAQDLGFSATLAEKPQYQLADKEISLVKLVDEFPATIQAAAADLSPALIANYCFELAKEFNQFYHDLTILKEENQEVRSFRLVLSTQVSTVIASAMALLGIDVPERM
- the ffh gene encoding signal recognition particle protein, whose translation is MFENLSEKLERSFKLLKGEGKITEINVAETLKEVRKALLDADVNYKIAKNFTDEVKKLALGANVLNAVKPGQMMIKIVHDELAKLMGGTMTDIDLKGTPSVILVAGLQGSGKTTFSGKLANHLKSKKGRQPLLVACDVYRPAAVEQLKVLGASIGVPVFFEEGSTDPIAIAKAAVAHAKSKGYNVVIVDTAGRLAVDEAMMKEVTKIKDAIKPQEILFVVDSMTGQDAVNTAKEFNDRLDFSGVVLTKLDGDTRGGAALSIRSIVDKPIKFVSAGEKMESLDVFHPERMADRILGMGDIVSLVERAQEQFDTEEARKLHKKIAKNQFNFNDFLSQISQIKKMGNLKDLAGMIPGMNKMLKNVDIDDDAFKSIEAIIYSMTPAERENPELLNGSRRKRIASGSGTTIPEVNKLLKQFEETRKMMKMMTGGGKNIARMMGNMPRQ